The following proteins come from a genomic window of Paenibacillus swuensis:
- the asd gene encoding archaetidylserine decarboxylase (Phosphatidylserine decarboxylase is synthesized as a single chain precursor. Generation of the pyruvoyl active site from a Ser is coupled to cleavage of a Gly-Ser bond between the larger (beta) and smaller (alpha chains). It is an integral membrane protein.), with translation MMKSAMRLLTELSSRKFISKLTGGFAQSRASRKLIPKFAQMYGIRIEDAEKALYEYASLNDFFTRRLKPGLRPLAEDTAALISPVDARITGMGVIDNGSLLNVKGQDYTLEELLHFSPRSESYKHGFYYVLYLSPTDYHRIHTPVAGEMVETEHIPGKVYPVNEFGLRHMKRVLSRNERLISYIRHNRGEVAVVKVGAMNVSSIKYADPGLQEFERGQELAYFQFGSTVVLLTEDGTFDPRTDLQVGDKVKMGEALGLLHEKQ, from the coding sequence TGTTAACCGAACTATCATCACGCAAATTTATTTCTAAGCTGACCGGCGGTTTCGCGCAGTCCCGCGCCAGCCGCAAGCTTATTCCGAAGTTCGCCCAAATGTACGGCATCCGTATCGAAGACGCGGAGAAGGCCCTTTATGAATATGCTTCACTGAACGATTTCTTCACCCGCCGCCTCAAGCCCGGACTTCGTCCGTTGGCCGAAGATACAGCGGCGCTGATCAGTCCTGTCGATGCCCGCATTACAGGTATGGGCGTTATAGACAACGGGTCCCTGCTGAATGTTAAAGGACAGGATTACACCCTTGAAGAACTATTGCATTTCTCTCCCCGCTCGGAAAGTTACAAGCACGGATTCTATTATGTCCTGTACCTGAGCCCGACGGATTATCATCGCATACACACGCCGGTAGCCGGGGAAATGGTGGAAACCGAGCATATTCCCGGTAAAGTATACCCTGTTAACGAGTTCGGATTAAGGCATATGAAACGTGTGCTTAGCCGGAACGAACGCTTAATCTCCTATATTCGTCATAACCGCGGTGAAGTCGCTGTCGTGAAAGTCGGCGCCATGAATGTCAGCAGCATCAAATACGCCGATCCCGGACTTCAAGAATTCGAACGCGGTCAAGAGCTGGCTTACTTTCAATTCGGCTCCACCGTCGTGCTTCTTACAGAAGACGGAACCTTTGACCCGCGAACGGACCTGCAAGTCGGAGATAAGGTTAAGATGGGCGAGGCGCTGGGACTTTTGCATGAAAAGCAGTGA
- a CDS encoding ATP-binding cassette domain-containing protein yields MIIRNLTKSIDSQLILNRISMEINEGELVAVLGASGSGKTTFLKCLALRERWDDGQYIYEGNDITNSSWLERLKLSKHWAYLEEKADIQPRKSALKNVLRGRLFYTPFWRLITGRVSTEEYANAMDYLENVGLLDKAASPAEKLSGGERQRIALARGFVQRAKVIYADEPISGIDPSGAERVMQDFRYVCKRDKATVICTMHNAEVAQRYATRILGLAGGKIVVDVTGRPLTQRERSLIFG; encoded by the coding sequence ATGATTATCCGTAATTTGACGAAGTCGATTGATAGCCAACTTATTTTAAATAGGATCAGTATGGAGATTAACGAAGGTGAATTGGTGGCCGTTCTCGGCGCCAGCGGCAGCGGAAAGACAACGTTCCTGAAATGCCTGGCCCTGCGTGAACGCTGGGATGACGGTCAATACATATATGAAGGCAATGATATAACAAATTCGAGTTGGCTGGAGCGGCTTAAGCTGTCCAAACATTGGGCGTATCTGGAGGAAAAGGCGGATATTCAGCCCAGAAAAAGCGCGTTAAAGAACGTGTTAAGAGGCCGATTATTCTACACGCCGTTCTGGAGGCTGATCACAGGTCGTGTTTCCACAGAAGAATATGCGAACGCGATGGATTATTTGGAGAACGTCGGTTTGCTTGACAAAGCGGCATCGCCCGCGGAGAAGCTGAGCGGCGGCGAACGGCAGCGGATCGCGTTAGCGAGGGGTTTTGTGCAACGGGCCAAAGTGATCTACGCGGATGAGCCCATCTCGGGGATCGATCCTTCAGGCGCGGAGCGCGTCATGCAAGATTTCCGTTATGTCTGCAAGCGGGATAAAGCCACGGTCATCTGCACGATGCATAACGCCGAAGTGGCGCAACGCTATGCAACACGCATTCTCGGTTTAGCCGGGGGCAAAATCGTCGTCGACGTCACCGGACGACCGTTGACGCAGCGGGAGCGCAGTTTAATATTTGGGTAG
- the ltrA gene encoding group II intron reverse transcriptase/maturase, which translates to MLKQLLSRENLLGALKRVEANKGSHGVDGMSVRTLREHMKQNWQKIREAIEEGTYEPSPVRRVEIPKPYGGGFRKLGIPTVTDRVIQQAIAQVLNPVFDPQFSEHSHGFRPGRRGHDAVRKAKTFMKEGYRFVVDLDLEKFFDRVNHDRLMMKIAEKVRDKKVLLLIRKYLQSGVMENGLVKPTSEGAPQGGPLSPLLSNIVLDELDKELEKRGLRFVRYADDCNIYVKTKRAGERVKASVTKFIETKLKLKVNQAKSAVDRPWKRKFLGFSFSLNQDPKVRVAKQSLQKAETKIRAITSRKKSMKMEERIKELNQYLIGWCGYFSLADTPSIFQKMDSWIRRRLRMCLWKQWKNPKTKVKRLISLGMPRDKAYEWGNTRKGYWRIAKSPILHRALGNQYWESCGLKSLTDRYNSLRNMS; encoded by the coding sequence ATGCTGAAGCAATTGCTGTCACGAGAAAATCTTCTTGGCGCTTTAAAGCGTGTGGAAGCAAATAAAGGAAGCCACGGCGTGGATGGAATGAGCGTAAGAACCTTACGCGAACACATGAAACAAAACTGGCAGAAGATACGCGAAGCTATAGAAGAAGGTACCTATGAACCGAGCCCCGTGCGACGGGTCGAAATCCCGAAACCGTATGGCGGAGGCTTTCGGAAGCTAGGCATACCTACCGTGACAGACCGAGTAATCCAGCAAGCCATCGCCCAAGTACTAAACCCCGTTTTCGATCCACAGTTCTCCGAACATAGTCATGGCTTCCGTCCCGGACGGAGAGGCCATGACGCAGTAAGGAAAGCGAAAACATTCATGAAAGAAGGATATCGCTTCGTTGTCGATTTGGATTTAGAGAAGTTCTTTGACCGAGTCAACCATGACAGGCTCATGATGAAGATTGCGGAGAAAGTAAGGGACAAGAAAGTGCTTTTACTCATCCGTAAATACTTGCAGTCGGGCGTAATGGAGAACGGGTTAGTTAAGCCGACTTCGGAGGGAGCCCCGCAAGGGGGTCCCCTAAGTCCATTGCTATCTAACATCGTACTGGACGAATTAGACAAGGAACTTGAAAAACGTGGACTTAGGTTCGTTCGCTACGCGGATGACTGTAACATCTACGTGAAAACCAAGAGAGCAGGCGAACGAGTCAAGGCATCTGTCACCAAATTCATCGAGACAAAACTAAAGCTAAAGGTAAACCAAGCCAAGAGCGCGGTAGACCGGCCATGGAAGCGAAAGTTTCTTGGATTTAGCTTCAGCTTGAATCAAGACCCAAAGGTGAGGGTTGCGAAGCAATCCTTGCAGAAAGCGGAGACTAAGATTCGAGCGATCACGTCCCGAAAGAAGTCGATGAAAATGGAAGAGCGAATTAAGGAACTAAACCAATACCTCATAGGATGGTGTGGGTACTTCTCGCTTGCGGATACACCAAGTATCTTTCAAAAGATGGATTCATGGATTAGAAGAAGGTTACGAATGTGCCTTTGGAAACAATGGAAGAATCCAAAAACCAAAGTGAAAAGGCTTATATCCTTGGGTATGCCCAGAGATAAAGCCTATGAATGGGGGAATACCCGTAAAGGGTATTGGCGTATTGCAAAGAGTCCAATCTTACACCGCGCACTGGGTAACCAATATTGGGAATCCTGCGGCTTAAAGAGTCTAACGGACAGATACAACTCACTGCGGAATATGTCATGA
- a CDS encoding beta-galactosidase, whose protein sequence is MSTAAVIVFYDDSFPFEGVRPSAQTWSHANQVQVVDAHGLSKALSALNGNGTCINLHGPYFPKEAWSAIIGHLRLGGGLVHTGGAPFQIPVVHRDGVWLAEQPQTAYHQEIGIHEALKVKAPSDVTLRSSAEIAVLAGSEALFEVKDTYGFALHVTHASDMPHENGSGGPMDARIYPLLTAVTESGRELAAPVVLLEYVKGIYAGARWIFINQTLSQAFWQGDGADVLLKLAAFTTAGVTEFWLKPNYACYEVGETPVLTLQYQGLNQANTNTEWHVDLSVYLETATDEARQTLFTESFDIKSAAVTGYTRKTLPFQAQAGYYTVEASLESSDGEQRLLKQGFWGRDEALLTEGAMLTAGRDYFYKDGKPMPVVGMTYMTSDVARKFFHLPNVSVWDRDMAQMAGAGINLIRTGIWTALRTMGFVDGHVSEDILRAIDAFVLSSKRHGLELTFNFFAFTPELWEGVNPYLDPRSVEAQKRFISAIVSRHQHTANLHWDLINEPTMFDPKRLWSPRPLRDAFEVRAFREWLKERHESITALQAKWNMTPEQLPSFDAIIPPMPEEIPFGTTEILVKRGGPWLDFVLFSMDMHNRWASELREAIHAIQPKQMVTVGQDEGLGAHRPSPLFYEEAVDYTTVHSWWLMDQLVWDGIFSKAPNKPSLIQETGIMYVETPDGRAKRSEEELRNILERKYAYAFSTGGAGAVQWIWNINYYMDNINESHIGALRADGTEKPEADVSYDFGSFMGEIGYLFEDRQLEETVVVFPYSNDFSNRAFAGDATAKLTRALAHRMNVPLRALSEYHLEALAEQDHPKLIILPSAHNLSGEALNTLISHVSSHGGVLLITGPISMDEYWHSSDRVENWVGATRLANVRREEALQAAGKLLPVSFGGDGIAKLTTEWPVDAVTGEAKYGAAVLQERVIGKGKLMWCPLPLELNESYETLETVYRHALKEANVAQELEWISGGDLPGVYGRKLAFREGSLYIFVSEYGMDCRVNVKDPVTGRSYGFELEAERTVMFAADAAGELVAVYRPQQVEILTDTKELA, encoded by the coding sequence TTGTCCACAGCAGCTGTAATTGTATTCTATGATGATTCTTTTCCATTCGAAGGCGTGCGCCCATCCGCTCAAACCTGGTCCCATGCGAATCAAGTGCAAGTTGTCGACGCACACGGACTTTCCAAAGCATTATCAGCACTAAACGGCAACGGCACTTGCATCAACCTGCACGGACCCTATTTCCCAAAAGAAGCCTGGTCCGCCATCATCGGACATCTGCGCCTAGGAGGCGGATTGGTGCATACCGGCGGGGCGCCGTTCCAAATTCCTGTGGTTCATAGAGACGGAGTCTGGTTGGCTGAACAGCCTCAAACGGCTTACCATCAGGAGATCGGCATTCACGAAGCGCTGAAAGTGAAGGCGCCAAGCGATGTTACACTGCGTTCATCAGCGGAAATTGCCGTACTAGCAGGCAGCGAAGCGTTGTTCGAAGTGAAAGACACCTACGGATTTGCGCTTCATGTAACCCATGCATCGGATATGCCGCATGAGAACGGCTCCGGGGGGCCGATGGATGCGAGAATCTATCCGTTATTGACGGCAGTCACAGAGAGCGGACGCGAGCTTGCGGCGCCGGTCGTCTTATTGGAATATGTGAAAGGCATATATGCCGGAGCGAGATGGATTTTCATTAATCAAACGTTGAGTCAGGCGTTCTGGCAGGGCGACGGAGCGGATGTATTATTGAAATTGGCCGCATTCACGACCGCAGGTGTGACGGAGTTCTGGCTTAAACCGAATTACGCATGCTACGAAGTGGGTGAAACGCCTGTCCTTACCCTTCAATACCAAGGGTTGAACCAAGCCAATACGAATACCGAATGGCATGTGGATCTGTCTGTGTATCTGGAAACCGCAACGGATGAAGCGCGTCAGACGCTTTTCACCGAATCCTTCGACATCAAGAGCGCGGCGGTAACCGGATATACGCGCAAGACGTTGCCGTTCCAAGCACAAGCGGGATATTACACCGTGGAAGCCAGTCTGGAATCCTCGGATGGGGAACAACGTCTGTTGAAGCAAGGCTTCTGGGGCCGGGATGAGGCTCTGTTGACCGAAGGCGCGATGCTGACGGCCGGCCGGGATTATTTCTATAAAGACGGCAAGCCGATGCCGGTGGTGGGCATGACCTACATGACATCGGATGTGGCAAGGAAGTTTTTCCACCTGCCTAACGTATCCGTTTGGGACAGAGATATGGCTCAGATGGCGGGCGCCGGCATCAATCTGATCCGAACCGGAATCTGGACGGCGCTGCGTACAATGGGATTTGTGGACGGGCATGTCAGCGAAGATATTTTGCGGGCGATCGACGCTTTCGTGCTGAGCTCGAAGCGGCATGGTCTTGAACTGACCTTCAATTTCTTCGCGTTCACCCCGGAGCTGTGGGAAGGTGTGAATCCTTATCTGGATCCGCGCAGTGTGGAGGCGCAGAAGCGCTTTATCTCCGCCATCGTATCGCGTCATCAGCATACCGCTAACCTGCATTGGGATCTGATCAACGAACCGACGATGTTCGATCCGAAGCGTCTGTGGTCGCCGCGTCCGCTCCGCGACGCCTTCGAAGTGAGAGCATTCCGCGAATGGCTGAAGGAACGCCATGAATCCATTACTGCTCTGCAAGCCAAGTGGAATATGACGCCGGAGCAGCTGCCTTCATTCGATGCCATTATTCCGCCTATGCCTGAGGAAATTCCTTTCGGCACGACGGAAATACTGGTGAAGCGCGGAGGGCCGTGGCTGGATTTCGTGCTGTTCTCGATGGACATGCACAATCGCTGGGCTTCCGAATTGCGTGAAGCGATTCATGCCATACAACCGAAGCAGATGGTTACGGTCGGACAGGATGAAGGGCTCGGCGCGCATCGTCCGTCGCCGTTATTCTATGAAGAAGCGGTCGACTATACAACGGTGCATTCCTGGTGGTTGATGGACCAGTTGGTATGGGACGGCATCTTCTCCAAGGCGCCGAACAAACCTTCGCTCATTCAGGAGACAGGGATTATGTACGTGGAAACGCCGGACGGGCGCGCGAAGCGTTCCGAAGAAGAGCTGCGCAACATTCTGGAGCGGAAATACGCTTACGCATTCTCTACGGGCGGTGCCGGCGCGGTGCAGTGGATCTGGAATATCAATTACTATATGGATAATATCAATGAATCTCATATCGGGGCTTTGAGAGCGGACGGGACGGAGAAACCGGAAGCGGATGTATCGTATGACTTTGGATCGTTCATGGGCGAGATCGGGTATTTATTCGAAGATCGTCAGTTGGAGGAAACCGTTGTAGTTTTCCCTTACAGCAACGATTTCTCTAACCGGGCGTTCGCCGGGGATGCCACGGCCAAGCTTACGCGCGCATTGGCTCACCGGATGAATGTTCCGTTACGCGCTCTGAGCGAGTATCACTTGGAGGCGTTGGCTGAGCAGGATCATCCGAAGCTGATCATTCTGCCTTCCGCGCATAACTTATCCGGCGAAGCTCTTAACACTTTGATCTCGCATGTAAGCTCCCACGGAGGAGTTCTGTTGATCACAGGGCCTATTTCAATGGATGAGTACTGGCACTCTAGCGATCGAGTGGAGAATTGGGTTGGCGCAACCCGTCTGGCCAATGTTCGGCGTGAAGAGGCGCTGCAAGCGGCAGGGAAGCTGCTTCCGGTATCATTCGGAGGCGATGGGATCGCGAAGTTGACTACAGAATGGCCGGTGGATGCTGTTACGGGTGAAGCCAAGTACGGCGCCGCTGTTCTGCAGGAACGGGTAATCGGCAAGGGGAAACTCATGTGGTGTCCGTTACCGCTGGAATTAAACGAAAGTTATGAAACGCTCGAAACCGTCTATCGCCATGCCTTGAAGGAGGCGAATGTCGCTCAGGAGCTGGAATGGATCTCCGGCGGCGACCTGCCTGGGGTTTACGGCAGGAAGCTGGCGTTCAGAGAAGGATCCCTCTATATCTTCGTCTCCGAGTATGGCATGGATTGCCGCGTGAACGTGAAAGATCCGGTGACCGGAAGAAGCTACGGCTTCGAGCTCGAAGCGGAGCGGACGGTCATGTTCGCGGCGGACGCGGCAGGGGAACTGGTGGCGGTGTACCGGCCGCAACAGGTAGAAATTCTGACGGATACGAAGGAGCTTGCTTAA
- a CDS encoding LacI family DNA-binding transcriptional regulator yields the protein MSAHKITIQQIADRLGVSKYTVSQALSGKEGISEATRRQVLETAKSMGYKQRRQVYDREAPQTGIASDAATSPYVIIWIPYRERGETEFWQRVLSGIVAGCDERNWEHIILSPYDYQGRLVVLPPYLDTSTCLGGLSIGSFPLTTIHAYVQTKLPVVLIDHDERFADLDAVVNNNLEAAHLLLTHMAESGCEKLIFVGQDHFSVSFRERWWGCKMGIEALTGTSGAKISLRKWSIPYSETDWLQVLSSMLDRLEPQDWPHGFIGANDHIAMELQALLVAKGIDIPAQCKVAGFDNIRSAGSASPPLTTVDLGKEELGIRAIEALEKRISHPDRPRERISLSPQLVVRLSC from the coding sequence ATGTCTGCGCACAAAATAACGATCCAACAGATCGCCGACCGACTGGGCGTGTCCAAATACACCGTCTCTCAAGCGTTGAGCGGCAAAGAAGGCATTAGCGAAGCCACCCGCCGGCAGGTGTTGGAGACCGCCAAATCCATGGGGTATAAGCAACGTCGGCAGGTTTATGACCGAGAGGCGCCTCAGACCGGTATAGCATCCGACGCCGCAACCAGTCCTTATGTCATCATCTGGATTCCTTATCGTGAGCGCGGTGAAACCGAATTTTGGCAGAGGGTACTGTCAGGCATTGTTGCAGGATGTGACGAGCGAAACTGGGAGCACATTATCTTGTCACCTTATGATTATCAAGGACGCCTGGTCGTGCTGCCCCCTTACCTGGACACGTCTACATGCCTCGGCGGCTTGTCCATCGGTTCATTCCCCCTGACCACCATCCATGCTTATGTGCAAACGAAGCTGCCGGTTGTTTTAATTGATCATGATGAACGATTTGCTGATCTGGACGCGGTCGTGAATAACAATCTGGAAGCGGCTCACCTGCTTCTGACCCATATGGCCGAGTCGGGTTGTGAGAAATTAATTTTTGTAGGTCAGGACCATTTTTCGGTAAGTTTTCGGGAACGTTGGTGGGGTTGCAAAATGGGGATTGAAGCGTTGACAGGCACGAGTGGCGCCAAAATATCACTGCGGAAATGGTCTATACCCTATAGTGAGACAGATTGGTTACAGGTTCTCTCCAGCATGTTGGACCGGTTAGAACCGCAGGATTGGCCTCACGGATTCATTGGCGCGAACGATCATATTGCGATGGAGCTTCAAGCCCTATTGGTTGCAAAAGGGATCGACATCCCTGCGCAATGCAAAGTCGCCGGATTCGATAATATCCGCTCCGCCGGTTCCGCCAGCCCGCCACTAACCACCGTGGACTTGGGTAAAGAAGAGCTGGGGATCCGGGCAATCGAAGCGCTGGAGAAGCGAATCTCACATCCGGACCGGCCGCGCGAGCGCATTTCGCTGTCTCCTCAGCTTGTGGTGCGTTTGTCTTGTTGA
- a CDS encoding BrnT family toxin, producing the protein MSLFIWDEENIQHIARHHVEPFEAEDALMDPQHIKFSAHSGNMGVIGSTEDGRRLVVIYVKKIMGKIRVITARDTTESETRIYKRRNR; encoded by the coding sequence GTGTCATTATTCATATGGGATGAAGAAAACATACAACACATTGCTCGTCATCATGTTGAACCGTTTGAAGCGGAAGATGCTTTAATGGACCCACAGCATATAAAGTTTTCAGCACATAGTGGCAACATGGGTGTTATTGGTTCAACTGAAGACGGAAGACGATTGGTCGTAATTTATGTAAAGAAAATAATGGGGAAAATAAGAGTTATAACCGCCCGAGATACAACCGAATCTGAGACCAGAATTTACAAAAGGAGGAATCGTTAA
- a CDS encoding CopG family antitoxin yields MKIITSRDHIPEHMSDAEAAEFWSDHTLSDELLEASIIEEDEHDLPKRKSATISIRLDGDLLQRIRVLAKQRNKGYQTLIKEFLIERAYEEEKKTLNFREEITYSPTKNRLQLERQLELVFNKLQQEMSQLVSGTIFLQIRNNEICKFGIRNLHSEETDNQVEVKMQGLTEIQQRSLLKDAIESLKYKTNWSNGEIHFNFALQYNELRTSVQFESNYNISKEFIVNSN; encoded by the coding sequence ATGAAAATAATCACGTCAAGAGACCACATTCCGGAACATATGAGTGATGCGGAAGCAGCGGAATTCTGGTCAGACCACACTTTGAGCGATGAACTATTGGAAGCTTCCATTATTGAAGAAGATGAACACGACTTGCCAAAGAGAAAATCCGCAACGATTTCCATTCGTCTCGACGGAGATTTGCTCCAGCGCATCCGTGTTCTAGCTAAGCAGAGAAATAAGGGTTATCAGACACTGATAAAAGAGTTCCTGATTGAGCGTGCCTACGAGGAGGAAAAGAAGACTCTTAATTTCAGAGAAGAGATTACGTATTCTCCTACAAAAAATCGATTACAATTGGAACGCCAACTCGAATTGGTGTTCAATAAATTACAGCAGGAGATGTCCCAGTTGGTTTCCGGGACCATTTTTCTGCAGATTAGGAACAATGAAATCTGTAAGTTCGGCATTAGAAACCTACATTCAGAGGAGACAGATAACCAAGTCGAGGTAAAGATGCAAGGACTTACGGAAATACAGCAGCGTTCATTATTAAAAGATGCAATTGAATCGCTCAAATACAAGACGAATTGGTCGAACGGAGAAATTCATTTTAACTTTGCGTTACAGTACAACGAATTGCGCACAAGTGTCCAGTTCGAGTCCAACTACAACATCTCGAAAGAGTTCATAGTGAATTCGAATTAA
- a CDS encoding helix-turn-helix domain-containing protein, translated as MLHALPSAFDLKPAFAKIVCEPSWKWLKREKPFDNYDLFYVWSGEGEVVLNDIPYAVGKGSCFLFRPGDYTSATHNPQKPLVLTYIHFGVDGPLSDVPERYRVLAETLDFEHLLARYVRLFLVETFAAEEEAKLILKQMMIHLLREDREERQELKKHSNQLTEAIHEVANYVRQNPGISHRVDELAQRAGLSPRYFSIKFKQIIGHSVQNYMIKTRIERAEHLLHDAGMNVTEVADALGYRDIFFFSRQFKQYTGKSPSEIR; from the coding sequence TTGTTGCACGCCTTACCGTCCGCTTTCGACCTGAAGCCGGCTTTTGCCAAAATTGTCTGCGAGCCTTCGTGGAAATGGTTGAAGCGGGAGAAGCCTTTTGACAATTATGACTTATTCTATGTTTGGAGCGGGGAAGGGGAAGTGGTGCTGAATGATATCCCCTATGCTGTCGGGAAAGGCAGTTGCTTCCTGTTCCGACCGGGCGATTATACGAGTGCGACGCATAATCCGCAGAAGCCGCTGGTGTTAACTTACATTCACTTTGGCGTGGACGGGCCGCTGAGCGATGTCCCGGAGAGGTATCGTGTGCTTGCGGAAACGCTGGATTTTGAACACTTGCTGGCTCGATATGTACGGTTGTTTCTGGTGGAAACGTTCGCGGCGGAGGAAGAGGCGAAGCTGATTCTTAAGCAGATGATGATTCACTTGTTGCGGGAGGACCGCGAGGAGAGGCAGGAGTTGAAGAAGCACAGCAACCAGCTCACGGAGGCGATTCATGAGGTGGCGAATTATGTGCGGCAGAACCCGGGCATCTCCCATCGGGTTGACGAATTGGCGCAGCGGGCCGGTCTGTCTCCGCGGTATTTCTCCATCAAGTTCAAGCAAATCATCGGGCATTCCGTCCAAAATTATATGATCAAAACCCGGATCGAACGCGCGGAGCACCTGCTCCATGATGCGGGCATGAACGTAACCGAAGTTGCGGATGCGCTTGGGTATCGGGATATTTTCTTCTTCAGCCGGCAATTCAAGCAGTATACGGGAAAGAGCCCTTCGGAGATCCGGTAG
- the pdxR gene encoding MocR-like pyridoxine biosynthesis transcription factor PdxR — MDIQLVLYPYEQEHRFKYLALYHALRDAILGGTVIYGDKLPSTRQLAEQYGVSRGSVNEAYGMLIAEGYLDAVEGSGTYVAFKTDRGDRIPQDDRGRVRLSAWGERVEGIGMRRANRVKQAAPLSFAMGVPDLSLFPLAEWTRLISAETRKLARVPRGDAWEAQGHRPLREAIALYLRRARGIAADPDDIVVFGGSMQALALLAQLLLDSGEPAVLESPGYPGADLAVRSAGGVPVYARVDEQGLVPEDWPARMLIATPSRQFPTGRVLSLERRQSLLAWAERHGSVIVEDDYDSEFRWGGRPIEPLKALDRAGRVVYVGTFTKTMLPDLRIGYALLPRRLTGAAAAAKALYEPHPTAVLEQRALAAFMRSGAYERHLRRMTRLYGRKAKALAALLQSHLADAFEIIPSDAGMHIFGWWRGSASLYNEYRYTCFASGVSWTDGTGYDLADRRPSACFGFSHLSEEEWVRGVRIMHEVWLNLD; from the coding sequence ATGGACATTCAACTGGTTTTGTATCCATATGAACAGGAGCATCGGTTTAAATATTTGGCTTTATATCATGCTTTAAGAGATGCAATCCTAGGCGGTACGGTGATCTACGGAGACAAGCTGCCATCCACCCGTCAGCTGGCCGAACAATATGGAGTCTCCAGGGGAAGTGTGAATGAAGCGTACGGTATGTTGATCGCGGAAGGATATTTGGACGCGGTGGAGGGGAGCGGAACCTATGTCGCATTCAAGACGGATCGCGGAGATCGTATACCGCAGGATGATCGCGGCCGAGTGCGCTTGTCCGCATGGGGCGAGCGGGTGGAAGGCATCGGCATGCGTCGCGCAAACCGGGTTAAGCAGGCTGCGCCGCTTAGCTTCGCCATGGGTGTGCCTGACCTAAGTCTGTTTCCGCTGGCGGAATGGACGCGGCTAATCAGCGCCGAGACGCGCAAGCTGGCGCGGGTGCCCCGCGGCGACGCCTGGGAGGCGCAGGGTCATCGCCCGCTCCGCGAGGCGATTGCCCTGTACCTGCGCCGCGCGCGCGGCATCGCCGCCGATCCCGACGACATCGTCGTCTTCGGCGGCTCCATGCAGGCGCTCGCGCTGCTGGCACAGCTGCTGCTCGACTCCGGCGAGCCCGCTGTGCTGGAATCCCCGGGCTACCCCGGGGCAGACCTGGCCGTGCGCAGCGCCGGCGGGGTTCCCGTCTACGCCCGGGTGGACGAGCAGGGCCTCGTCCCGGAAGACTGGCCGGCGCGCATGCTGATCGCGACGCCGAGCCGCCAGTTCCCGACGGGCCGGGTGTTGTCCCTTGAGCGACGGCAGTCGCTCCTCGCCTGGGCGGAACGGCACGGCAGCGTCATCGTCGAGGACGATTACGACAGCGAGTTCCGCTGGGGCGGGCGGCCGATCGAGCCGCTCAAGGCGCTGGACCGTGCCGGACGGGTCGTCTACGTCGGCACGTTCACGAAGACGATGCTGCCGGACCTGCGCATCGGCTACGCATTGCTGCCGCGGCGGTTGACGGGCGCCGCCGCGGCAGCAAAGGCACTGTACGAACCGCATCCGACGGCGGTTCTGGAGCAGCGCGCGCTGGCCGCGTTTATGCGCAGCGGCGCGTATGAGCGGCATCTGCGCCGGATGACGCGGCTTTACGGCCGCAAGGCGAAGGCGCTGGCGGCGTTGCTGCAGTCGCATCTGGCGGACGCGTTCGAGATCATTCCTTCGGATGCGGGGATGCATATTTTTGGCTGGTGGAGAGGGAGTGCCAGCTTGTATAATGAGTACAGGTACACATGCTTCGCGTCGGGTGTGAGTTGGACGGACGGAACGGGTTATGATTTGGCGGACCGGCGTCCCTCGGCGTGTTTCGGGTTCTCTCATTTATCCGAAGAAGAATGGGTGCGTGGTGTGCGCATCATGCATGAAGTATGGTTGAACTTAGATTAA